The following proteins are co-located in the Trichomycterus rosablanca isolate fTriRos1 chromosome 14, fTriRos1.hap1, whole genome shotgun sequence genome:
- the LOC134326732 gene encoding uncharacterized protein LOC134326732, whose amino-acid sequence MYLLVEFVDEGTTSPVAAEWYHEGISWWPPYTDKAKLLKSIRGSEVPNVSRGWTQHQARILYSSDCLDKVVQKWRISCETSDLNSDNDFPRKRKPKKPFEFIEKSQAKWHPSPQKQNLKMKKKTVHSLPPPPIPPPPPADHRNPGTNRSMMSQDECFQTNVQGYSDETSFPESRQVMSKAQSYQGRIQDAWFTEPTQQMMSQIQLLSQDGQSTITEQMTEDNQSVGLESHCDILSAGPANAPRVRLPTGRLVPGQCTPAERAILEMLGELQLQVQHLTSVITQRGPFLGNSSLKMPPAPADKEEEDGLPLESIQALNDFEVHLQNKIFKQKLVSKLSLVGGQTLKKTVWRICGKVFAPQLAVQLNWCGRGEKTAIKNIHLKDTIVLSAMRNPLLPTPNEAEAEKIIKEWLRLSSDRLRKRQR is encoded by the exons ATGTACCTACTGGTTGAATTTGTGGATGAGGGAACAACAAGCCCGGTGGCAGCAGAGTGGTACCATGAGGGCATATCATGGTGGCCTCCATACACAGACAAAGCCAAACTTCTAAAGAGTATCCGAGGCAGTGAGGTCCCAAATGTGAGCAGAGGATGGACACAGCACCAAGCTCGTATCCTTTACAGCTCAG aTTGTTTGGACAAGGTCGTCCAGAAATGGAGAATATCCTGCGAGACCTCGGATTTAAATTCAGACAATGATTTCCCACGAAAACGAAA aCCTAAAAAGCCATTTGAATTTATTGAAAAGTCTCAAGCAAAATGGCATCCCAGCCCTCAAAAACAGAATctcaaaatgaaaaagaaaacagtgcattccctaccaccaccaccaataccaccaccaccacctgctGACCATCGAAATCCTGGAACAAACAGAAGTA TGATGTCACAGGATGAGTGCTTCCAGACAAATGTTCAGGGATACTCGGATGAAACCTCCTTCCCAGAATCTAGACAAG tgATGTCAAAGGCCCAGTCCTATCAGGGAAGAATTCAGGATGCTTGGTTCACTGAACCAACACAGCAGA TGATGTCACAAATCCAATTGCTCAGTCAAGATGGACAGTCCACCATCACAGAACAAA TGACAGAAGACAATCAAAGTGTTGGTTTGGAAAGCCACTGTGACATTCTGTCAGCAGGACCAG CTAACGCACCTAGAGTCCGTCTGCCTACAGGCCGACTAGTGCCGGGTCAATGCACAC CAGCAGAGAGGGCCATCTTAGAGATGCTGGGGGAACTGCAGCTCCAGGTCCAGCATCTCACTTCTGTTATTACCCAAAGAGGCCCCTTTTTGGGTAACAGCAGCCTGAAGATGCCACCTGCACCAGCAGataaagaggaagaagatggacTTCCACTGGAAAGCATTCAGGCCTTGAATGACTTTGAAGTCCATCTTCAAAACAAGATCTTCAAGCAAAAATTG GTGTCAAAACTGTCACTGGTTGGGGGGCAAACACTTAAAAAAACAGTGTGGCGGATTTGTGGCAAAGTGTTTGCTCCTCAACTAGCTGTGCAGTTGAACTGGTGTGGCAGAGGAGAGAAAACGGCCATCAAAAACATACACCTGAAAGACACAATTGTCT tatcaGCAATGAGAAACCCGCTGCTCCCCACTCCAAATGAGGCTGAAGCTGAGAAGATAATTAAAGAGTGGCTTCGCCTTTCCAGTGACAGGCTCAGAAAAAGGCAGCGatag